From Echeneis naucrates chromosome 7, fEcheNa1.1, whole genome shotgun sequence, one genomic window encodes:
- the ube2t gene encoding ubiquitin-conjugating enzyme E2 T, whose protein sequence is MQRASRLKRELQMLSTEPPPGISCWQTEEQIDDLRAQIVGGAGTPYESGVFSLEIKVPERYPFEPPKIRFLTPIYHPNIDSSGRICHDALKLPPKGAWKPSLNISTVLSSIQLLMAEPNPDDPLMADISSEFKYNKQLYMEKAKKWTQEHAFQKNTGAMEGNKENTSDQKVSSRKREALSAQQVAEPAKKTCV, encoded by the exons ATGCAGAGGGCCTCCCGTTTGAAGCGTGAGCTGCAGATGCTGAGCACAGAGCCACCTCCCGGAATATCGTGCTGGCAGACCGAGGAGCAGATAGACGACCTCCGAGCAC AGATAGTTGGTGGAGCAGGAACTCCGTATGAAAGTGGCGTGTTTTCCTTGGAGATCAAAGTCCCAGAGAG GTACCCATTTGAGCCTCCCAAAATACGATTTTTGACACCGATCTATCATCCCAACATTGACAGTTCAGGACGTATCTGCCATGATGCTCTCAAACTCCCGCCAAAG GGTGCATGGAAGCCGTCCCTAAACATCTCGACAGTACTCTCCTCCATCCAGCTTCTCATGGCAGAACCCAATCCAGATGACCCATTAATGGCTGACATA TCATCCGAGttcaaatacaacaaacaactGTATATGGAAAAGGCCAAGAAGTGGACACAGGAACATGCTTTTCAGAAAAACACG ggAGCCATGGAGGGcaataaagaaaacacttcaGACCAGAAAGTTTCATCTCGCAAAAGAGAAGCTCTCAGTGCACAACAGGTGGCAGAGCCAGCAAAGAAAACCTGTGTTTAG